In a single window of the Populus alba chromosome 16, ASM523922v2, whole genome shotgun sequence genome:
- the LOC118033113 gene encoding protein PAT1 homolog 1, which translates to MERSDGKDFKEFTESSSGALFDASQYEFFGQHAVEEVDLGGLEDEGENLLLGPTNDEYRLFDRDEGVCLGSLSEIDDLASTFAKLNRVVTGPRNPGVIGDRGSGSFSRESSSATDWAQDGEFTSWLDHQMFNAENSQDSERWSSQPQPSSACFSESKPLYRTSSYPQQPQQLQHFSSEPIPVPKSNFTSFPPPGCSPHHLNVASRAGGLQSHLSAPNLSPLSNSNLHLAGLQHGLHYGGNLAQITSPGLSFNNRPQKHWVNHAGLLHVDQSRLLQSILQQQLSHQNGLLSSQLMSPQQQLQQQRLHPSVQPSLAHFAAMQSQLFNAHPSSLHIREQKHKSSQRNRRFSQGSDTSSQKSDGGWVQFRSKHMTADEIESILKMQHAATHSNDPYIDDYYHQASLAKRSTGSRTKNNFCPSHLKELPSRSRNSADQHSHLHFDALGKMPLPSIRRPHPLLEVDPPGSGDGNSEQMSERPLEQEPMLAARITIEDSLSLLLDVDDIDRFLQCNQPQDGGAQLRRRRQNLLEGLAASLQLVDPLGQTGKTAGLASNDDIVFLRLVSLPKGRKLTCKFLQLLYPGSELTRVVCMAIFRHLRFLFGGIPSDTGAADTTTNLTKTVSACVSGMDLHALSACLVAIVCSSEQPPFRPLGSPAGDGATVILKCLLERASKLLHGPQASSNCGMPNFALWQASFDEFFDLLMKYCLIKYDTILQSVYAKTPPSAEGIDSEVRAATKREMPVELLRACLPHTNERQMELLRHFGQQRNTITGLSAHPGNSGHINSESVRS; encoded by the exons atggagCGATCTGATGGCAAGGATTTCAAAGAATTCACTGAATCTTCTTCAG GTGCACTCTTTGATGCTTCACAGTACGAATTTTTTGGTCAACATGCTGTGGAAGAAGTGGATTTGGGTGGTTTAGAAGATGAGGGTGAGAATCTTTTGCTCGGGCCCACCAATGATGAGTACCGTTTATTTGATAGAGATGaa GGTGTATGTTTAGGATCTTTATCTGAAATTGATGATCTGGCAAGTACTTTTGCTAAG TTGAACCGAGTTGTAACTGGACCCAGGAATCCAGGAGTTATTGGTGACAGAGGATCTGGATCCTTTTCGAGGGAAA gcTCATCTGCCACTGATTGGGCACAAGATGGAGAGTTTACGAGTTGGTTAGATCATCAAATGTTTAATGCAGAAAATTCTCAGGATAGCGAGAGATGGTCATCACAGCCCCAACCTTCTTCTGCTTGTTTCTCAGAATCAAAACCTTTGTACAGAACTTCCTCATATCCCCAGCAGCCACAACAGCTTCAGCACTTCTCAAGTGAACCAATTCCTGTACCCAAATCAAATTTCACATCTTTCCCTCCTCCTGGTTGTTCGCCACACCACCTTAATGTTGCTTCTCGTGCTGGTGGACTGCAGTCACACTTGTCTGCCCCGAATCTGTCTCCTCTGTCCAACTCTAATCTTCATCTGGCTGGTTTACAGCATGGGTTACATTATGGTGGAAATCTGGCCCAGATCACGTCTCCTGGCCTTTCTTTTAATAACAGGCCACAAAAACATTGGGTTAATCATGCTGGCTTATTACATGTAGATCAGTCTAGGCTCTTACAGAGTATACTGCAACAACAATTATCGCATCAAAATGGCCTATTGTCTTCCCAATTGATGTCACCACAGCAGCAATTGCAACAGCAGAGACTGCACCCTTCAGTTCAACCATCTTTGGCTCATTTTGCAGCAATGCAATCTCAACTCTTTAATGCACATCCTTCATCATTACATATCAGGGagcaaaaacataaatcatCCCAAAGAAACCGGCGCTTTTCACAAGGCTCTGACACTAGTAGTCAGAAAAGTGATGGTGGCTGGGTGCAATTTCGATCCAAGCATATGACAGCTGATGAAATTGAGAGTATTCTCAAAATGCAGCATGCTGCTACTCATAGCAATGACCCATATATAGACGATTACTACCACCAAGCTTCTCTTGCCAAAAGATCTACTGGGTCGAGAACGAAAAACAATTTCTGCCCGTCTCACTTGAAGGAGCTACCTTCTCGATCTCGTAACAGTGCGGACCAGCATTCTCATCTCCATTTTGATGCACTTGGGAAGATGCCCCTCCCTTCCATACGGAGGCCTCATCCCCTTCTTGAAGTAGATCCTCCTGGTTCTGGTGATGGAAACTCTGAACAAATGTCTGAGAGGCCTTTGGAACAGGAACCTATGCTTGCAGCTAGAATCACCATTGAAGATAGCCTGTCTCTTCTTCTTGATGTAGATGATATTGACCGTTTCCTGCAGTGTAATCAGCCCCAAGATGGTGGGGCTCAGCTCAGACGTAGGCGGCAGAACTTGCTTGAAGGATTGGCAGCGTCACTTCAGCTTGTTGACCCACTTGGCCAAACTGGCAAAACTGCTGGACTTGCCTCAAATGATGACATTGTGTTCCTGCGGTTAGTATCACTTCCCAAGGGTCGAAAGCTCACCTGCAAGTTTCTTCAGCTTCTATATCCCGGGAGTGAACTCACTCGTGTTGTCTGCATGGCTATTTTCCGTCACTTGAGGTTTTTGTTTGGTGGCATTCCCTCAGATACGGGAGCAGCTGACACAACTACAAATCTCACAAAGACAGTTTCTGCATGTGTAAGTGGCATGGATCTTCATGCATTGAGTGCTTGCCTTGTAGCCATAGTTTGTTCTTCAGAGCAGCCACCATTTCGGCCTCTTGGTAGCCCTGCTGGGGATGGAGCCACAGTTATTTTGAAGTGTCTTCTTGAAAGAGCTAGTAAACTATTACATGGTCCCCAGGCTTCTTCCAACTGTGGTATGCCCAATTTTGCTCTCTGGCAGGCatcatttgatgaattttttgaTCTTCTTATGAAGTACTGCCTGATTAAATACGACACTATACTGCAATCAGTATATGCAAAGACACCACCTAGTGCAGAAGGTATTGATTCAGAGGTGCGTGCAGCAACAAAACGAGAAATGCCTGTTGAGCTTTTAAGAGCTTGCCTTCCTCATACAAATGAACGCCAGATGGAACTTTTAAGACATTTTGGGCAGCAACGCAATACCATTACTGGCCTGAGTGCACATCCAGGGAATAGTGGTCACATAAACTCTGAATCAGTGAGGAGTTGA